From Triticum aestivum cultivar Chinese Spring chromosome 4A, IWGSC CS RefSeq v2.1, whole genome shotgun sequence, a single genomic window includes:
- the LOC123086780 gene encoding acetolactate synthase small subunit 2, chloroplastic yields the protein MAAAAAAAAAVTPHLAAVGTGSHHHHQPPHRPPVSISARPRARLVPVAAAAATPATDGVAPVPPHPRRSFVKRHTISVFVGDESGMINRIAGVFARRGYNIESLAVGLNKDKALFTIVVSGTEKIVTQVVEQLYKLVNVIQVDDLSKEPQVERELMLIKLNVEPEQRLEVMGLVDIFRAKVVDLSDHTLTVEVTGDPGKIAAVQRNLSKFGIKEVARTGKIALRREKMGQTAPFWRFSVASYPDLEVKMPSKSTLSTAKTTSGDSEESSQGDVYPVESYESFSMNQILDAHWGAMTDSDPTGFCSHTLSILVNDSPGVLNVVTGVFARRGYNIQSLAVGPAEKTGTSRITTVVPGNDESIAKLVQQLYKLIDVYEVQDLTHLPFAARELMIIKVAGNTSARREILDIAEDVFRAKTVDVSGHTITLQLTGDLDKMVALQRLLEPYGICEIARTGRVALCRESGVDSKYLRGYSLPG from the exons atggccgccgccgccgccgccgccgccgcggtaacTCCTCACCTCGCCGCGGTCGGGACTGGGTCCCACCATCACCACCAGCCGCCGCATCGTCCGCCCGTGTCCATCTCGGCCAGACCGAGGGCGCGCCTCGTGCCCGTCGCCGCGGCGGCCGCTACTCCGGCCACCGATGGCGTCGCGCCGGTGCCACCCCACCCCAGGCGCTC GTTTGTAAAGCGCCACACGATATCAGTTTTTGTTGGGGATGAGAGTGGGATGATCAATCGGATTGCCGGGGTCTTCGCGAGAAGAGGGTACAACATCGAGTCATTGGCGGTTGGGCTGAACAAGGACAAGGCGCTGTTCACCATTGTAGTGTCAGGAACAGAGAAAATAGTTACACAGGTCGTCGAGCAGCTCTACAAACTTGTCAATGTTATACAG GTTGATGATTTGTCAAAGGAACCGCAAGTTGAAAGAGAGCTCATGCTTATAAAACTAAACGTAGAGCCAGAACAGCGGCTCGAG GTGATGGGTTTGGTTGACATTTTCAGAGCCAAAGTGGTTGATCTTTCAGACCATACACTAACTGTTGAG GTAACTGGCGATCCTGGAAAAATTGCTGCTGTACAGAGGAACCTGAGCAAATTCGGGATCAAAGAAGTTGCCAGAACTGGCAAG ATAGCTTTGCGGCGTGAGAAAATGGGACAGACAGCTCCCTTTTGGAGATTCTCCGTAGCTTCCTATCCTGATCTTGAAGTAAAAATGCCTTCAAAATCTACACTAAGCACTGCAAAGACAACCAGTGGGGATTCTGAGGAATCATCCCAG GGCGATGTTTATCCAGTGGAATCTTACGAAAGCTTCTCGATGAATCAAATTCTTGATGCTCATTGGGGTGCCATGACTGACAGTGAT CCTACAGGGTTTTGTTCACATACTTTGTCAATCCTTGTGAATGATTCCCCTGGAGTTCTTAATGTTGTAACGGGTGTCTTTGCCCGGAGGGGCTATAATATTCAG AGTCTTGCTGTTGGCCCAGCTGAAAAAACGGGCACTTCTCGCATCACCACTGTCGTTCCTGGAAATGATGAATCTATCGCCAAGCTAGTACAACAACTTTACAAGCTCATCGATGTTTATGAG GTTCAAGATCTTACACATTTACCATTTGCGGCTAGAGAGTTAATGATCATAAAGGTCGCTGGGAACACCTCAGCTCGCAGGGAAATCCTGGATATTGCTGAGGATGTTTTCAGGGCCAAAACGGTTGATGTATCAGGCCACACAATAACTCTTCAG CTTACTGGAGACCTTGATAAAATGGTTGCACTACAAAGGTTGCTTGAGCCCTACGGCATCTGTGAG ATTGCACGAACTGGCAGGGTTGCGCTGTGCCGTGAGTCAGGAGTCGATTCCAAGTACCTCCGTGGCTATTCCCTTCCTGGATAG
- the LOC123082236 gene encoding 2-alkenal reductase (NADP(+)-dependent), whose amino-acid sequence MAGHGDEVTTNRKVVLRRHVTGYPTAEDMEVVVTSDVRLRVPEGPTPAVVVKNLYLSCDPWMRGRMTKHDVGDAVPAEDFVLGEALVNFTVGKVLDSTHPEFDAGDLVRGMSAWEEYTLITQTEGLFKINHPELPLSHYTGVLGLAGLTAYAGLFEVGKPKQGESVFVSAASGAVGQVVGQLAKIAGCYVVGSAGSDEKVNLLKSKMGFDDAFNYKSEGGDLGAALGRRLPGGIDVYFDNVGGATLDVELLRMRPGGRVVACGMISRYNLPEHQGVRNLWCTIPKRVRVEGFSCMDYHHLYPRFEEEMASYIKAGKVTVVEDVVRGIDKAPEALVGLFSGRNVGKLLVALA is encoded by the exons ATGGCCGGCCATGGCGACGAGGTGACGACGAACAGGAAGGTGGTGCTGAGGAGGCACGTGACAGGCTACCCGACGGCGGAGGACATGGAGGTGGTCGTCACCTCCGACGTCCGGCTGCGGGTGCCGGAGGGGCCGACGCCCGCCGTGGTGGTCAAGAACCTGTACCTTTCCTGCGACCCGTGGATGCGCGGCCGCATGACCAAGCACGACGTTGGCGATGCCGTGCCGGCCGAGGACTTCGTGCTTGGAGAG GCCTTGGTCAATTTCACGGTTGGCAAGGTGCTCGACTCGACGCACCCGgagttcgacgccggcgacctcgtCCGGGGGATGAGTGCATGGGAGGAGTACACCCTCATCACCCAAACGGAGGGCCTGTTCAAGATCAACCACCCCGAGCTGCCACTCTCACACTACACAGGTGTTCTTG GCTTGGCAGGGCTCACTGCATATGCTGGACTTTTTGAGGTTGGCAAGCCAAAGCAAGGTGAATCTGTTTTTGTGTCGGCAGCGTCTGGCGCCGTGGGTCAGGTCGTTGGACAGCTCGCCAAGATCGCAGGATGCTATGTGGTTGGAAGTGCCGGCTCCGATGAGAAG GTGAATCTCCTGAAGAGCAAGATGGGCTTCGACGATGCGTTCAACTACAAGTCGGAGGGGGGCGACCTCGGCGCGGCGCTCGGGCGGCGCCTCCCCGGCGGCATCGACGTCTACTTCGACAACGTGGGCGGCGCGACGCTGGACGTGGAGCTGCTGCGCATGCGGCCGGGCGGCAGGGTGGTGGCGTGCGGGATGATCTCACGGTACAACCTACCGGAGCACCAGGGGGTGCGCAACCTGTGGTGCACCATCCCGAAGCGCGTCCGGGTGGAGGGCTTCTCCTGCATGGACTACCACCACCTGTACCCCAGGTTCGAGGAGGAGATGGCCAGCTACATCAAGGCAGGGAAGGTGACCGTCGTGGAGGACGTCGTCCGAGGGATCGACAAGGCGCCCGAGGCTCTGGTGGGCCTGTTTTCTGGGAGAAATGTAGGCAAGCTGTTGGTTGCTCTTGCATGA